The DNA region cttccaGTGCATCCTTTGTCCATGTACGGAGGATCCATCAGTCCACAGTCCAATGACAGCGGCATGTCCGACAGTCTGGGCAAGTTTATCCCGGGCAGCGGCTATGGCGATCAGATGATGGGTCAGTCCCCCTCCCAGGGCGGCAATGGACCTCAATCGGCTTTGACCGCCGCCCAGAAGGAGCTCTTCTCACAGCGCAAGCAACGGGAATTCACGCCGGATAACAAGAAGGACGAGAGCTACTGGGATCGCCGGAGACGGAACAATGAGGCGGCCAAGAGGAGCAGGGAGAAGAGGCGCTACAACGATATGGTTCTGGAGCAGCGCGTCATCGAGCTGACCAAGGAGAACCATGTGCTGAAGGCCCAACTGGACGCCATCCGGGACAAGTTCAACATCTCCGGCGAGAATCTGGTGAGCGTGGAGAAGATCCTGGCCTCGCTGCCCACCAGTGAGCAGGTGCTGAGCAACACAAAGCGCGCCAAGATGAGCGGCGGCAGTGGAGGCTCCTCCTCGGGATCCTCGCCCTCGGGCAGTGGATCGGGTGAGGGATCACCACCGGGTGGACACAATGGCTACCCAGTGGGACCACCTCTCTCGCCCCTGATCTACGGACCCAATGGCAATGCCCGGCCAGAGGCCACGGTGAAGAGTGTCCATCACATACAGCACGCGGGAGTTCCGCCGCCGCCCACGCACCTGCAACAGTTGGTGGTGCCCCAGCCCCAGCCGCAGCATCTCTACCAGCcacagccgcagcagcagcagcatcagccgCATCCGCAGCAGCTTTCCCAGCcaccacaacagcagcagcagcagcaacagcagcagcagcagcaggagcccAGTCCCAGTGCCGGCTCCAGCTCGCCAACCATCTCCATCTCCGATCCGCACAACCGCCcgcccagcagcagcacaaTTGCCAATCTCCAGGTGCAACTGCAGCAGGCCCTCAACCGGAATGTCAGGCCCGAGGATCTGGACAGTCTGCGCAAGGCGGTGGCCGCCGGAGCTCTCTACAATGCAGCGGCTGTGGTGGGAGCACAACCACCACCGCCACCACCCGCTGGTCTCTATGTGCCCGCACCCAGCGCATACAAGGATCATCTGGAGGCGGCCGCCGCCTGGAGTCACAACGTGGAGGCGGCGGTGAGCAGCAGTGCCGTGGATGCGGTGAGCAGCTCATCGGTGGCCGCCAGTGCGGCCAGTGTGCTGAACCTGTCGCGAAGAGCAGCTGCCTGTTCGCCCAGCTACGAGCACATGCTCTCCtccaccacctcctcctccactCTATCCTCGGCCTCCTCATCGGGAGCCGTTTCCGGCGATGATGAGCAGGAGCACGAACCGGCGCACCTGGCTCCATTGCAACTCCAGCGAAGCAGTTCGCAGCAGGGCAGCGATGCCAACAACTGTCTGCCCCTCAAGCTGCGCCACAAGTCCCATCTCGGCGACAAGGATGCGGCGGCCACGGCGCTGCTGTCACTGCAGCACATCAAACAGGAGCCCAACTGCAATAGATCATCGCCGCCGGCTTGGAACGATGGTGGTGACAACTCCAGCGACGAAAGGGACTCCGGCATCTCCATTGCCAGTGCCGAGTGGACGGCGCAGCTGCAAAGGAAGCTCCTGACGCCCAAGGAGGCCAATGTGGTCTCCAGTGCCGAGCGCGATCAGATGCTCAAGTCGCAGCTGGAGCGCCTGGAGTCCGAGGTGGCCAGCATCAAGATGATCCTGGCGGAGTAACCAAGCCTCAGGAGTTGGAgaagaggagcaggagcagcagcaggagagAGAGTGAAGAGACAGAGACTCTGAAGGGATCAGAGTGAGGGAGCAGGGCAGAGAGTTCCATGGCGCCAGTAGTTGTTCTGGACAAAGAAGCAGTAGTACCAGTAGGGATGTCCAAAACAGAGTGTTAACTATTAGATATCGATGCATGCTTGTCTCCATTTCTATGTATAACTCTAGGGCCAGGTTTCTGCCATAGGCATTCTAGACCCTATGGTTTCAACCTGACCCACATATATGTGTGTACGTTTACCTATCCACTGTATTGAGTCTTGTAATCGTGAATGTTTAACTATATAGATCTCGTCAAACTCGGAGCTAAACAAATCCTTAGGGCCAGTCAGCCCAAAAGAATTTCTTATTTAACCTGTTTATACATACACACATACGCGCTATTTGTTTACATGGCTATTTGGTGGTGACCTGTGAGAAATATCGGGGTCACCTTCCAAGCTATTGTTCTCTTATGCATCCCAAGTTTCCTTATGCACAGCGAAAGCGAAGAAAGAAgatatattatatttgtaGGCAAACGTTACCAAGTATTTGCTGTTGTACATATTACacaattaattatatttactcTATATCTCTACATATTCCTATCGTGTACATAATTTTAGTTGCAAGCTAagcttattttattttattttaaaactattgTGTAGTAAAACAAACATATACATTACACTTAAGAGACGCGTAAAGCACATTCAAAACGTGAGAGACGAAAGAAATCTGAAAAGAATTAATGAATATATTCtgcaataaataattttaaatatcttaCCCTAATGTTTGTCGTtctcaatttatttattgtttgctGCTTTGGTTGCCCGTGTGGGTCACAGCGctttaactaaatgttatCGAAGTTTAAGAAacttgaaaaacaaaaacggaATCACACAAAATACACATATTTGTAGACCATATACCATATAGACGGTAGATCGATTCGAGACGTATTGGTGTCGTAAATCGTAGTCCATGTGAGAGAGCGAGCATTCACTTTTAAAGTTGTATTAATTTTATGCCAATCACTGTATCCATATGCTAAAGCATTACACTTTACACTAAACGCAGTGAAGCACACAAGAAATATACATATGATTATTACTATAACTATGCGTACGCAGCCCCTATCtatatgaatatttaaataactCGTTTGTGTTGATCAATGAAAATAAAACTATTTATAATGATGAAAGAAACTTACAAAGGTCTTTTACTGCTAATTGGTTTAGGGATTTGTTTGCAACTTACGAGTTGCCAGGCGCCTATGGAAAGTTTCCGCTTTCAGCAAATTGTTGGAGATGATTCATAATATTATCAAAAGAATCAGCGAAACAAATTACAATTGCAACTGTAAGTGTGAGGTAATCTATTACAGGGCTTATTGGAAAGATTACATCACCTTTTCACAAGTTGATCACATATTACAGAATGTTCGAGGGAAATTATAGAATTTAGTAATGTGGGTAGTAGGGAAATGCGTGTTTCAACAACTTACAACTTATTACTTACAACCTTCAAGAGTTGCTGAAATTAAGTAAAACATTCTGTTCGAGTGGTAAAGAgattatttattcttaatgACGTTGTTGTCTTGTATTTATACAACGAAAAaagttttgaaaatttaaatttatttagaaTAATATCTTGTGTATGTCACTAAtatgtttttcgtttttccttTTATCATTATGCGAAATACAGTATAagtataataattaaatattctcTGTCTTTATAATAAATCCTTAAACATCACATGAAAAGTTTTTCTTGTTGTTGGGTTTTTCTCTTTTATAAGTTTTAAATACTTCCATTCCGTTCTTTGGTATCATTTTCATATTGAAAACTTGAATATTTTTCGCTTGTTTCGTTAGCCTAGGAAAAACGTATCTAGTCCACAAAAGTTATAGACTTAGATCAAGACCTGTTTATAAATTTCGTTTATATATAGGTAAATATAATAACTTAATAATAGTAAGTACCATATGTTGTGGTTGTTGAGGGTTTGGTATTTGGGGATTCGGTTGTAAATATGTGTAAATACAGAATTTTCTTTGGTTTAAGACGATTTCTCACTTTCTGGTTGTATAAACTCTCCAGCCTTGCCTTGAAGAATAGCGTTCGCGATATTGGTATAGAGGTCTGTATATATCGTTtaactatataatatatatcgttttttgttttttgtgtgtgtgtttggttgTGTTTCTGGTTTTTCGTTTGGTTTGAGAGTGCAACTGTAAATTGTAGGTACTTATAAACTAGCTACAACACAACACATGCCACGCCATGTAAAATTGTAGGGGGTCTCGTGTCAGAATTTTGGTGGCTGAAAAAATCCATCAAAATGCTAAATCTTTTAACTAACTAAGTTTCCTTTGGGTCGTCGTTCCGTCCATTCCATTATTTCTTTCTTTGGCATTATCTAAGAGAGGTCAAGAGTGTATTTCTTTTTGGTTTTGCGTTTTTGGAAAACGTTGATTTGGCCTTGAACTTTTTTTCTTGGTAGATTTGTTAGCTTCGGTTGGGTTCTGTTTTTCGTGTGGGAGTGTTTGTTTTTCTTTGTCTGTGGTTTGAGTTTTCGTGTAAAAAGGTACATGATAAGATTGTTTCACGACTCATCGATGCCGAACTGGTTGACCCTACGTCGCCTGACCCTGGGTGGAATGGCCACCCAGGGTTAGAGAAGGTGTGGTACTGGTGGATCCCACGGCTGGCACTCCGGATGCGGATGTGCTCTGCTCCATGCTCCACGGATGCACCATGTCGTAATACCGGCGGTAGTCGTAGTCAAAGAGCTCGAAATCGATGCGATATATCTTGAGCAATTGGTCCAACGTTGAGCGGTCGAGATCGGCGAAGTATCGCTCGACCAGGGCCTCCGATTTAACCCCACTTCGCGCCTGGTTGCCAATCTTGCGCTGCTTTCGCTGCGGCAACTTTCCCAGTCCCAGGAGCAGGGATTCCAGCCCTGCCTGGCGGATAATGAACTCTGAATCCCTCTGAAATGTCTCCGTCTTGCCGATTATGGTGAAGTTAACACTGCAGGGAGTGCAAAAGCTGTAGACGGGAGCCCAGTGCTCATCGAATCTCTTGCCCGCCGCATGTTCGGCGATTAGGAAGCGCACAAACTCCTCGAAGGTGGGTCCACATCTCGGCCAGGGTCCGCCCTGACTGCGCTTCCTGTAGCGGTGCACGATCTTGGTGCCCAGGGCCTTGTAGAAGGTGTTCTTGTTGCCCTCCAGCTTGTTCCGATAGGCACTCAGGATCCGCTCGAAGGGATCGCGCACAAAGAGGAAGGACAGCGCACTGGGCAGCAGTTCCATCAGTTCTCCGAGCTCTGGGCGGGGGAAGCGCTTCCTCGCCAGCTCCAGTGGTTGCGTCTCCGTCCGCTGGAGGTACTTCACATCGTAGCCAGCTGGAAcaaattgtataaatattatttcaagCTCAATGTGTTCTTAAAAACTTGTTATTCTAAAGTTCACCAAATAATGGTACGTCATTATCTACATATCTGTTTTTATCTGATAGATGATAGAGGCAATTCGTTCTTTACACTTGTTTACAAGTTAAGCAAAACGTTGCAAtcattaataaattattaaaagctTTTCCGTAGACGATCAATTAAAATGCAACGATCTCAGCTTTAATAAAATTGTACTAGTAATCATGGTGGtaatatatcaaaatccgGTATTAAGTTGCCGAGGACAACCTTATTTTGGGTAATAGATAGAAAATgttttacatacttttttaCGTATTCCTTAAATAACATTGTAAAATTTGCATTACTTTAGAAGCTTAACTTAAAAGTTCCATTTTCTAGATAAAACCTCCCTCTTTAAACCTCTTAGGCTTGCACAGTAAATAACTTTCTTACAAAAACTTTGTTCATCCTTTCAGAACTTCTTCTTAGAAAACCCTAGTTGATAAGCAAGGTGTTTGAATCCATAACTCACCcagtatattaaaataatacatCCATGTACTGCTGGCTGCCTTGAAGACGTTGCACCTGAAAGTAATCCAGCATAAGGTTACAAAATAGATATGATTACAAGAAATAATCCCACTAACCAGACGAGATTGTTGTGGCCAGGTGAGACGAAGAACTCCCAGGGATTCGGTGGGTACTTTTCCTGCAGCTTATAGCGATCGCAGACGGCGGCCAGGTGTTCACTCCTCCTTTGCAACTCCCGCTCCGTTCGGCTGTGCAGCTCCTCGGAGTACTCGTAGACGGGATTCAGGGTGCTGGCcggcggaggaggagctgCAGCCAGCGGGGATGAGCTCCCTGCACTGGCATTGGCTCCCGTGGTGGCCTTtccctgctcctgctgcttgGCCAAGATCCTCTGGCGCTGCAACTGCTGGCGCTTGAGCTTGAGCTGCTGCTTCGAGGGCTCCGATTCCGCTTCCAACTCCGCGGCCGTCACCCTTTCCCGGTGCTCGTAGGCATTCAGGGACTCGCGGAAGAGGAAGGCGAAGTAGCACAGGCCCACCAGGACACAGGCACCTATCTTCAGATAGGTCTGCAGACGTCTTCCATAGCGCAGGCGGATGAGCATCTTGCGAATCTACCACGGACTCCTGCAGCGATCTCGCTGCATGTTCCGAGGGTTTTCGGCGGGTTTCTAAAAAAGATTATTTAATATAAGATATTATTAAAGCTAGTATTTTGGGGAACCCTTTAAAATGTTTCTAAAAGGCTTCCGTGGATTATACTGATCGATGATGTTCTATGTTTTACTTGGGGTTTTTTCTCTGGCATTTCAGCATATATTTTTCCTCCTAAGTATTAATATgattaaaaaactaaattgataaattaagtttttttcTAGCAATTTCAGTTTCTATTTTACCTCTGGTATtaggataaaaaaaaaatataattttaaaacttttaatttaataacacATCTTTCTAAGCttataaagataatatttagAACATTATAACCGTATACTTCTGTTATCAACATTTTAGATTTTAAACTAGTCACTTAAGAATccaaatatacaatatattagaatctaaatcttagatCCTTGTCTCCCAAGAAATCTCATATATATTAACGTTCAATTTTGattaatatacaaataatACAATGTGTAATATACTTAAATACCATATAAGGAAAAACAAAGGTCCCAGAGTTCTCAAGCATCACTATAATAGAGTGATACCTTCTCTGAGTGTACAAAAGTAAGTGAAAGCTTACGAATTCTGTTTTGGATTctgttttgaccaagtaactCCCATTAATTTTTCATCCCCCCTCCATTTTGGGCGCTTTTGGCCAGGCGACACTTGTTGGTGTGTACACACCAAacgacacacacacacccctgCAAGCACACAAACAATCAggccaacacacacactccGAGTTGGCAAACTACGTCATCGTGGCCCCAACACAGACACACTTGAgcgaaaatgaaaaaaaaaaagctggcaacagcaacacacTCGAAAAGTAGGACGTCATCCTTAAGCGTCAACATGGCCAATGCAATTGCTGTTGCAATAACGCCAGTTGCTGGGTAATGTTGCCATGGGGTCACTCGTGGCCAGGACTGGGAATTGGCCTGGCCGTAACGTATTCACGGCACCTCGGAGACCACTTGAGGGCAGTTAAAGCTGAACTATCTGGTAGTTAACACATCTGTTCGGGAGGTAATCCCTTTATGGATTATGATAAAACTTACTTTGAAGCGCGGCAGGCGTTAAAATAGATATCCtcctttttctttatttttgggGGAGCTGCCTGTGTATACTGAAAGCCTACGGCTGCCCGCTGCTCTCCTCCAGCCCCCTGCTCCTCACCTGGGGCTCTGTTACGTGTTGCTTGTGGCTCCGGGGAATCCTGCTGCCTGCTCCGCTTCAGCCGTCCTGCTCACGGCGGCCACTCGCTCTCAACTGCCAGTCGGCGGAGCTGCTGGTCCCTGGTGCCTGCTGTTCCAAGCCAGCTCCGCTCTCCTCGGAAGCCGACAATCCTCGCCAGGCGCCGGCGCAGGGAGAGCACCCTTTGGTCCGTGGGaatgctgctgctgggcaCCGGGAAAAATCACAGGACCTTCCGGGGGCCTCTATGTGATCATCAGATGGGGTTTgcataataaattaaaagctaggaaaataatatatcattTTAAGCAATAATAACTAGGAAATACTAATGAAAAGTAATTTAAAACTTTCATAAAGAGGTTTATATCATTAACTTCCTTCATAGAACGATTTAATAATTCCTTACATtacagctttatgatatagaaGTCTGATCCCATACTAAACAATTCTTGttatataataatgtacaaATTAACTAGTAAAAACGTCATATAATAAATtgaaatgttaataaaaaaaggtaGTAACATTTAACATACCATTAACTATCTTCATAAATATCTCTATAAGATATAAAATTGTTAGAGCTCCTTATaaggcagctttatgatagtCTCCCTGCCCAGTACTAAACCctgaaatataatataaaatgcaAAAGTTCTCTCTCCAAGAATATAATCCATTTCCTTCATAGTTTTAAAAATCCCAACCTCTTTCAGCtcccaaaaattcaaaaaaccctttgatttttattttttgtgtatattaaatctttgtattttttctttttctataaatattttactttaaagtacaaacaaattaataataaacttCTAATACTACGTTTTAAGACACTttcgttttttgttgttgttcatCTTGTGTggtttgttttaaatatttaaatatatcttcTATTTGTTTATGTGTGTGTTGTTTGTTGCCTGTTTTGTTTACGAAGCggtatataaattatttatacgTTTTATACAACATTTCCATTAACGTGTTTTGCTGTTTGCTGTGCTTATCGGGCTTATTGCAGTTGCTTGTTGGCTTTGTTGGTTTGCTGTGGCTGTCCGAAGTGTTTAAACGAGGTTCACTAAATACGCTTCAATTTTCGACGCTGTTCTCATTACGGGGCCGTGGCTGGTGTGGTATGCAATTATGGATTCAAGTTCGGGTTCTATATACGTTTAGTTTAGCGGTTCTATATGAATATATGCAAGTTATGCTAGAGGGTTGGGTTTTACATACGCTTATGTTTTGTTTTGCCTTGCTTTAAAGTTTAAAGTAAACATGTACAAAGTATCAAAAGAATTATTTTATGTAGCAATCATACAATATATATAaggtaataataatattgaacaATATATAATgttgttttgtgtttttgtCTAGCGCTTTGCCTTTGCTTTTCTTCAATTACTTTACTCTTTGTTTTCCCCTATTTGTTCAAATAACATTTAGCAAAAATAGAGCCTGCCTTATATACAATACaacttttttgtttgtgtGGTTTCTTTTTTCACGATACCCCTTTTTTCTTATGTGTCTTGCATATGCAAAATATATAACATTATATAGTTCTTTCTCACTTTGCAAAACGACAAACACTAGGCGACTGATTCTCAATATTCTCCACTCTTTTCTcgttatattttttgtattttttttgttttttgtaggtttttgtgttgttttcatttttgttgTGGTGCTTGGCCTTTTTACATTTTTGACTAACTTATTGCATAGGTTTCCATGTGCATATATTGTTGgtaaagaattcgcgttaaGATTACTGTCCTTAGGCTAGAgcatttaaaactaaaaaacaaattttcgaAACAACGCAAGCTTACGGAAACTAATACGCTATATCTGTATGTACTGTACTGTATATTCATATGTTAAAGGTTACAAAAAACTAGAAAACCTAAAGTAAACGTGCGGTCTGCTCTGATCTGCTCGATCCAACGGACCTGCTTCTTATAGACGACTTTAGACTGGGCGCAGCGCGTAAAAGTAAGACAACCTAAAGCTAGAAATGTGTGTTCATGTTGGATTGTAAAgaatcaaaatatatttacagaGCGGTCCATGGAAATAcgattttttcaaattaaacTATGCATGCGTGAGAAAGTGTGTTCGCGTGAGGGTTTGGAGATATTCTTTCTTCAGTTATCAGTTTCAGCCATCTATTCTACGTTAGTTTTTATGGGAGCTTCTCAAATACGTTAATCAActaatttgttcaaatttTCATCTTCTGAGCTATACATTAAATTGCCTGTTTCACTTGACTAGCAAATCATTTCCAATGGGTGGATTTTCTGGGTAACTAAATAGCAGTGGCGAATAAACTCGGACTGGTGGGCAGAAAACAAAGTGTAAATTGGCGCTTGCAACCGTCCGTCtgcggtgtgtgtgtgtgtgtattgtGTGTGTTAGAGTGTGTCTGGGTGTGATGTTGCTCGCTATGAGACGCAACATTATTGCAACTTGTGGCTACCACTAACTATACAAAATCCTCAACGGAAACTAGGACTAAGAACTACAAACGAAAGCGTTCGGTATCAGTGCGTGTGATATATACAAGTAGCCGTCCGTGCTCCGACTTCACTACGCCAGCTGCGGCGAGCTGCTGCTGGCGGAGCGCTGCTCATCCGCCGTTGTCGCCTCGCTGGCGAACTCCTGGAAACTCAAGCCCAAATCGTTGTTCAGCTGCACGATGTTGAGTACGTCGCCGGCATCGCGCCATGTCGGCTGGTGTTTAGTTGCCATGCCTCCTCCGCCTCTGCCTCCTGCTCCTCCGCTGCCACTGTCCTCCTCCTCGCTGAGGATGTTGTTCAGGCACAGGTTGAACTCATCGTAATCGACAAAGTTGCCGCAGTCCAGGGCCGTGGCATTGGCCAGCTCGGGCATTAGGACCTCGTCCACCTCTACGTCCGCggcactgctgctgctgtggtaGGACAGCAAGTGATCGGCCTCCTCCATGTAACCGCCGGCTGCTCGCGCCAGATTCTCGTATTCGGCCGTCTCATCACCGTCCTCGTCCTGCGCCTGGGCTAAAGGaaagctgctgctgctgctgctgttgttgatctccagctgttgctgctgctgctgctgcggatgcggctgctgttgctgctcaAAGTCTTCGAAGAGCTCCAGCAGATCGTCTTCGTGCGCATCGCTCGGATGGTTCAAGCCTTTAGCCAAGGCGCAAAACTCTGGTCACTTGTAGTCACGCGACGTTCTTCTCCGGCGTCCCTCGGTCAGCATGGACTCACCAATGACTGTAAAGGGAATACCATTAGCAAATGGAACTACTCTTTAAgatattttccaaaaatagcattttttaaaacaaaataggTTAGCACCATTCAATAATGATTCAATATTTTGCTCACCTGCACTGCGGGTCTTTCGCCTGGCTTCCGCGACGGTCTCCACGGTGGCAACATTGCTGACCACTGCTGCTACCGCCTTTGCAGGTGTTGCCTTCGGCTCTGCCGCGGCGGCGGCTGCTGCAGCAGCTGCGACTGCATTGCTGCGACCGTAGATGATCTTGTTGGCCGCCGCACTGGCCCGCACACTCCTCCGGGTGCCGATCTTCTCGTCAGTGGGCGAGCTGGCATTATTATTCGTGGCTGCCGCTGCCGTGGCTCCTCGAGTGGCGTGCACTACGTTCGTGGTGCTGTTGGTTTGGCTGGTAGTGGTCACCACAGCTCCGCCTGGCACTGTTGTCGTCGTCACAGAGGTGGACACCACACTGGGATTGTTGGAAGTGCTGCTGTTGTGATTGCTATTGGCGGCAGTGGTGTTTCCAATTGGCACTTGAGCTTTGCCCGTCCTCGGGGTTCCAAGGGGAGGAGTGGGTGCAGAAGCATGGTTGCCTGTTGTTTCTGTTGGGAGAATAATAAATTGATTAATCACAAGTTTACTTTTGCAGCTAGAAACTAATCACATTATGTGCCCCCTTAAAATTGCGATATGCTAAACCTTATCCTAACTTGTTGCCAAATCATGATAAAGGTTAGCTTCCCCCGGGTTCAAAGTCCACTTACTGTTTTGCGGTGGCTGTAGCTGCTGTGCATTTCGCCGCGTCACGTGCTTTtccactgctgctgctgctgctgccgcgtCGGCGGCCTCCACTTGGGCCTGCTTGGAGTTCCGCACCTTGCCGGCCACCTCGATCAGCGGCTCATCCGAATCGGATGACTCGATTTCAATCTTCTTGGGCAATCCTGCACCGGCATTGAGATCCACTGTCGCTTCTGCTGCATTGTTATTGGAGGCGGCGGCGCCACCATTCCCGCTGCTCACCCGCGGACGTTTAATGCTGTTCTC from Drosophila subpulchrella strain 33 F10 #4 breed RU33 chromosome 2L, RU_Dsub_v1.1 Primary Assembly, whole genome shotgun sequence includes:
- the LOC119547191 gene encoding myb-like protein AA isoform X1 — translated: MSIVCTLEQKVNFFKAAATTKNLLILKNNTDTNYSNSYKQDNPSSNKFPRIQPQGNPNHLQQQQQLQQKLAQLHHYSQQKLSVADFPYGPRPPTGGKEETLLLLAPPTKLYPEAPAMPEVLSGTPTNSHNKANIAMMNNVRLSNISPTLSMNGSSNEASNLHPLSMYGGSISPQSNDSGMSDSLGKFIPGSGYGDQMMGQSPSQGGNGPQSALTAAQKELFSQRKQREFTPDNKKDESYWDRRRRNNEAAKRSREKRRYNDMVLEQRVIELTKENHVLKAQLDAIRDKFNISGENLVSVEKILASLPTSEQVLSNTKRAKMSGGSGGSSSGSSPSGSGSGEGSPPGGHNGYPVGPPLSPLIYGPNGNARPEATVKSVHHIQHAGVPPPPTHLQQLVVPQPQPQHLYQPQPQQQQHQPHPQQLSQPPQQQQQQQQQQQQQEPSPSAGSSSPTISISDPHNRPPSSSTIANLQVQLQQALNRNVRPEDLDSLRKAVAAGALYNAAAVVGAQPPPPPPAGLYVPAPSAYKDHLEAAAAWSHNVEAAVSSSAVDAVSSSSVAASAASVLNLSRRAAACSPSYEHMLSSTTSSSTLSSASSSGAVSGDDEQEHEPAHLAPLQLQRSSSQQGSDANNCLPLKLRHKSHLGDKDAAATALLSLQHIKQEPNCNRSSPPAWNDGGDNSSDERDSGISIASAEWTAQLQRKLLTPKEANVVSSAERDQMLKSQLERLESEVASIKMILAE
- the LOC119547191 gene encoding histone-lysine N-methyltransferase 2D isoform X2, which encodes MPEVLSGTPTNSHNKANIAMMNNVRLSNISPTLSMNGSSNEASNLHPLSMYGGSISPQSNDSGMSDSLGKFIPGSGYGDQMMGQSPSQGGNGPQSALTAAQKELFSQRKQREFTPDNKKDESYWDRRRRNNEAAKRSREKRRYNDMVLEQRVIELTKENHVLKAQLDAIRDKFNISGENLVSVEKILASLPTSEQVLSNTKRAKMSGGSGGSSSGSSPSGSGSGEGSPPGGHNGYPVGPPLSPLIYGPNGNARPEATVKSVHHIQHAGVPPPPTHLQQLVVPQPQPQHLYQPQPQQQQHQPHPQQLSQPPQQQQQQQQQQQQQEPSPSAGSSSPTISISDPHNRPPSSSTIANLQVQLQQALNRNVRPEDLDSLRKAVAAGALYNAAAVVGAQPPPPPPAGLYVPAPSAYKDHLEAAAAWSHNVEAAVSSSAVDAVSSSSVAASAASVLNLSRRAAACSPSYEHMLSSTTSSSTLSSASSSGAVSGDDEQEHEPAHLAPLQLQRSSSQQGSDANNCLPLKLRHKSHLGDKDAAATALLSLQHIKQEPNCNRSSPPAWNDGGDNSSDERDSGISIASAEWTAQLQRKLLTPKEANVVSSAERDQMLKSQLERLESEVASIKMILAE
- the LOC119546632 gene encoding carbohydrate sulfotransferase 11 — its product is MLIRLRYGRRLQTYLKIGACVLVGLCYFAFLFRESLNAYEHRERVTAAELEAESEPSKQQLKLKRQQLQRQRILAKQQEQGKATTGANASAGSSSPLAAAPPPPASTLNPVYEYSEELHSRTERELQRRSEHLAAVCDRYKLQEKYPPNPWEFFVSPGHNNLVWCNVFKAASSTWMYYFNILAGYDVKYLQRTETQPLELARKRFPRPELGELMELLPSALSFLFVRDPFERILSAYRNKLEGNKNTFYKALGTKIVHRYRKRSQGGPWPRCGPTFEEFVRFLIAEHAAGKRFDEHWAPVYSFCTPCSVNFTIIGKTETFQRDSEFIIRQAGLESLLLGLGKLPQRKQRKIGNQARSGVKSEALVERYFADLDRSTLDQLLKIYRIDFELFDYDYRRYYDMVHPWSMEQSTSASGVPAVGSTSTTPSLTLGGHSTQGQAT